GGGTTCAGACCTCATCTCATCACAGCACGGTTCATGGGCGGAAGGGCGTCCGATTTTCTTTGTATCACCCAACGGAGAGAAATGTGGCAAATCGACCATCCAAGACACGGCGGGAACGCAAGGCATTGCTAAATGCTGTAACTGCAAGCAAGGCATCCAGGACCAAGGTTAACTATGCACACTGGACCAATCGTTTGTGGAACCTGTTGAAAGAGCGCGGTCACGACTTGCGCTTCCCGGAAAAGGTCCCTGAAACCGAAATGATTGCAATAGTCAAAATTTATGTCTCGCGACTAGAAGGCCTGAGTGTGCGAAGCATTCACAACCAACTGGCCGCCATACGGAAGGTCTTGGCACACTGGGGTTTCTCTAGTCTTGCCTCACCGACCCACCCAGTGTTGAACAATTTGGCACTCCTGGGCAAAACAGCATCCCGCGTTTCCACGCGCCGACCCTGCAATGATCTTCGCTTTAATGAAATCATGCTTCAGGCGGAAACACTTCGGCTCCCTCAAGGTGTCATCGCCATCATTGGCCTGCAGCGATATCTTGGCTTGCGTGCCACCGAGGCATTGATGAGCGCCAATAGCCTCGCGACCTGGTTACATCGTGCACGTACAAATCAACCTCTTCATATCATCTACGGGGTCAAAGGGGGGCGGCAACGGTTCGTGAACTTGGCCCCAGATAATCGCGAAGGGGCTTTGATCTGGATTGAGCGCGCACAACGGGTCGCCAAAAAACAGCACAATCGACTCATGGTTAATGATCGGCTCAAGCACGCAGATAACACCTACCACGAACACTGCCGCAAAGTCGGTCTTGCTAACCCAGCAGGCCCCCATACCTTGCGTTACAGGTGGGCGACAGCCCAGCTGGATCATTACCTCAACACGGCAAATCTCTCTTTACGTGAAGCCAAAGCGGCAGTGGCGCTTGATCTGGGGCACGGAGAGGGCCGCGGAAATGAAATTTGCGCACGCTACTGCCGCGAGTACCTGATCAAACATGGACTTTTGGTACCACGAAAGCCAGCAACCGAATTAGCCATACCAATGCATTTAAAAAATGAGGTTGATTGAGCAATTGCTTAGCCCCGACATGCTGAACATCGGACACCCATGTCTAGCAGCACAACAAAATAAAAAAGCCGGCAGACAATGCCGGCTTTTTTATTTTTCACGCTTAACTAAAGACTGGCACCGTCACGTGCCCCATTCGCTCGCGACGCACATCACGCCATCCCTGATTTTTTCTCAGTGTTTTCTGGCATTCTGCGAAGTTGCGTCGCAACATGAAGCAGCAGCGACATTCATTGCGTCGCGCTGCCAATCCGTAAATCCATTCAAGGTAGCCATGCATTTCTGGCAGGTACTGACCAATTTCGGCGATTCAGCACTGCTGCTTCCGGTGGCCGTTGTGTTGATCGGCTGGATGCTCTACGAGCAAGCCTGGCGCTGCGCATCGATCTGGGTGGCGTTGTTTGTTCCGGCCATGGTTCTGGTAGTGGCTACCAAACTGGCCTTTCTGGGTTGGGGCATCGGCATCGAAAGGCTGGATTTCACCGGATTTAGCGGGCACACCACGCTCTCAATGGCGATCTATCCGGCGCTAGCAGTGTGGATTGTGCAACGCATGCATCCGCGCAATCATCTTCGTGCTTATGTATTGGGCTGGCTGTTTGCACTGGTGATTGGCGTGTCCCGGTTGACGCTGAACAAGCACTCGCTGTCCGAGGTGGCCGCGGGAGTGGCTCTGGGCACGGCGGTGAGCCTGACCTGGACATGGCTGTCGGCGCTCGATTCCCGGCCCAGCCACCACTTTGTGCTGGCGGTTGGCATTCTGGCGATGCTGATCGGCGGGCTGCATGGAGAACGGGCACCCACGCAGGGGTTTATTGCGCGGTGGGCGATATCGATGTCGCATCGTCCGGTGCCCTATAACCGCTATACCGCTTGGCCGGGCAGCCATCCGCACCACTTCTCACCGAGCAATCCGGCTTACGACCGTTTTCCTGGAAAAACACCGCAAACCGAGTAATGGCGCGCTCTCGTCGGCTCGGTGGCGGGTTTTTGTCGTGCTCATTCCAGCCAGAATCCCGCATACTGTTGTCATAAATTGAACTGCGGAGACCAGCGTGTCCCAGAACCGTATTCAGGCTTTGCGCAAACAGCGCGCGTGGACTCAAGAGCAGCTAGCCCAGTGTAGCGGCCTGAGTGTGCGCACCATCCAGCGTATCGAAAATGGCGAACCTGCCGGGGCGGAAACACTGCAAGCCCTGGCTGCAGTGTTTGAAGTGCCGGTTCAGGATTTGCAGGAATCCGCCATGGCACCGCCGCCCTTGTCGGCCAGTGCAAGTCCGCCAGCAGATGCTCCGGACCCACAAGCCGCATCGCAAGAAGCAGAATTGCGCGCCCAAGTTGAGCGGGAAGCTCGCTTCTGGGGGCAGATGCAGCGATTCGGCGCCTTGTTGGTGGTTTTACTGATCATCAATCTGCTGACCAGCCCGAGTTATTTGTGGGTGAAATGGGTGGCATTAGGCTGGGGTTTGGCGCTGGTGTCGCGAGCTTTGCGGGTATTTCAACTATTTGGCGGGTTCGGGCCGGTCTGGCAAGAGCGCCGTTTACAACGTTTAAGGGCCAAAACATGAGCAACACAACCGCCGTCAACCAGCGCCCGAAACTGCGCACCGGGCTGATTATCGAGATTCTGGTCAATTTTGTGTTGCCGTGGCTGGTTTACCGCCAGGTTGAAGCGCAGTGGGGCTCACACAACGCCTTGCTGGCCTCGGCCGTTCCGCCTGTGTTGTGGAGCGTACTGGAGCTTGTTCGCCATCGTCGCCTCGATGCGCTGAGCCTGCTGGTCATCGCCGGGATTGTGCTTTCGGTGGGCGCCGTGGCGCTCGGTGGCAGCCCAACCTTGATGCTGATGCGCGAGTCCTTGATTACCGGCGCCTTCGGCCTGGCATTTTTGATCTCCGCCGGTTTGCGCCGCCCGCTGATTTATTATCTCGCCCGCGCCACCGTGGCACGGGAAAAGGGCGATGCCATGGTCCGCTTCGAGCAATATTGCACTGATGGCAACGGCAAAATCGCCCGCTGGCTGATTGTGATGAGTCTGGTCTGGGGCGGCGGTTTGCTGGCCGAAATGGCACTGCGGCTGTGGCTGGCGCAAACCTTGCCGATCGAGCGTTTTCTGTTGGTTTCGCCGTGGTTGAGTTACGGCATCTATGCCGCGCTGGGCGGCTGGACCTGGTGGTATCGCCGGCAGTTGCGCAATCGCCATCAGCGGCAAGAAGCAGGCACGTTGGCGCAAGTGCAGCCCTGATCTATCTCCCGTCCTGTTCCAACGCACCCTTTATAAAAAAGACCCGTCCATATTGGCGGGTCTTTTAACTGGGCGCTGCACTCAGCAACGCAATTTCTGGATTATCAACACGTAGCCCGGATGAAGCGTAGCGAGAATGCGGGGCATGTCGGCCCGAGGGAGCCGGGTGATTCGTTGATGCATTGTCACCCCGGATTCTCGTTAACACGCCATCCGGGCTACGGGTTTGGGAGCATCACCTTAGGCAACGCACACTCTGGATTACCAGCCCCAGAACATCAGCCACCAGCTGGTATCAATCAACGCCAGCGCTCCGGCAAACACCAGCCAGGAAGCTGTTTTTTGCCCGATGTTCGCGCTGTAGCGGCGCAACACGCCAGCGGCCAGCCACAGGCTCCACAGATTGGCCAAGGTGAGCATGGTGATACGCACCGGGCTGACCCACAGCAACGACACGCCTTCCGGCTTGAGAATGGTGATCGATGTTGCGGACAAGCCGAGAAACAATCCACAGCCCGCCAGCGGAATCAGCGCCAGTGCCAGATGGTGAAAGCGCCGGGTGTCCCAACGCCCCAGCAAACGATTGGCAACGGCCAGAATGGTACTCAGCGCAGTGCCCAACGCCAGACCGATGGCCACAATCCATGCCACCACCAACGAGCCGTCCAGCAAGGTAAAGACGTCGTTTTGCTGCGGATAATTGGTAAAGATGAACCACGGCAAGGATTTTTCTAGCGGCCACATGATGTTACGGTTGATCAACCACTCGGCAATGCCTTGCTTGAGGTCAACCATCCACGGGCTGACTGTCCACTGGAACGCGCCAATGGCCAGACCGAGCATGCCAAACAGCAGCAAAATGGTTTGCCAACCGGCGTCTTTAGTCGGGCCAACTTTGACGATTTCTTCGCTGGCCGAGCGCGCAGTCAGCTCGATTGCATCGCGGTGACCGCTGCAACGGCCACACATATGGCATTCCGCATTCCCTTCCATATGCCGGATGGGCACCAGCGGCGCACAGACAATGGGGATCACTTTCTTGCCGTGGTAAGACCTCTTCCAGGCGTCGCCATTCACCTTGAAATGCACCGGTGCCAAGCGAGACAGCATGTTGAAGACGCCGTTGACCGGGCACAGATATTTGCACCAGGCGCGTCGGTCACGCGCATACAAAAAGCCGATGATCATGGCAGCAACAGTGGAGCCGCCCAAGACCACGATCACTGCTTTGGGATATTGGTAAACGCTGACCATCTGGCCGTAGATGGTGGTGCCGGCAAAGGCCACAAACGGCCAGCCGGACCAGCGAATCCAGCGCGGCAAAGGCAGGTTAAGACCAAAGCGGCTGGTGAACTCTGACAACGCGCCTTCCGGGCAGAGCACGCCACACCACAAGCGGCCAAACAGCACCATGCTCAGCAACACAAACGGCCACCAGATGCCCCAGAACAGGAACTGCGCGAATACCGTCAGATTATTGAAGATGCGCGCGTCGGAATCCGGCAGCGGACTGATCACCGGCAACACCAGCAAGCCCACGTAGAACACCACGACGACCCATTGCGCCGCGATAATCGCGCCACGATGCCGGGCCAGCCAGTTCCCGGCTTGGGCCAACAGGGTTTGAGTTGGAGTGCTACTTGACGCTTGCTGCATTGCTGCTGCCTTTCTTTTCCGAAGATGCGCATCTTACCGGCATGCGAATCATTTCGAACTGTAAAACCTGCCGCTTAACCGCCAGGATGACTGGCAATTACTTCGCGATGATCTTGCCTTTGGCGGTGGTCTGATGGAAATCGTCAAACCAGGTGTATTCGCCAGCGGACAAGGGCGCGAGAATCACGGATGACGTCACGCCAGGGCCGAGCACCTTTTCTTTGCGCAACTGCGTGCTTTCAAATTCCACTGCCTGGCTGCCGGTATTTGAAACCACCACACGAATCTTCTTGCCCGTCGGCACAACCAGTTCGGTTGGCGACGCTTTGCCGTCTTTGAATTCGATCTTGATTTCGTATGGCTCTTCCGCCCAGGCGGTCGCGGTTAACGCAGCGCTAGCCAGCGCTAATGCCAACAGATGTTTACGCATCTTGTATTTCCCCTTGCCCGCCGCAGGTGGCAGGCATTGCCAAATCTTGCAAAGTCAAAACCATCGCCCGCAAAGCATAAAGGGCACGCAGCCGGATCAGCCGCGCGCCCATGGGCAAAAACCAGAGCCGGATCATGTCCGGCCCGGCTTAGCTCAGGCTTAGTAACCGCCCTTCTTGCCTGTGCCTGCGAAGGTGAACTCGTAGTCGTTGGTGATGGTGTCAAACCATGGACCAACGCCGGTTTCCTTATCCACATGGCGGCCAAAATGCGCCATCGGGTTCTTGGATGGCGGCAAAATGGTGAGCTTGAGTTTGTACTTGCCTGGTCCGAACAGTTTGACGTTATCGCCGTAATGCGGGCCGTCATCGGCCACCATGGCCATCATGTCGCCAGAGATTTTCTGATTGGTGCCCACTTTGGTGACTTCATACTTCACCAGCAGCGCCGGCATCCATTCGCCTTCAGCAAAACCGTTCGGGTTGTGCTTGAGCGCGTGGATATCCGCCTCCAGGTGAATGTCCGACTCTTCGGCTTTGCGCATCATGCCTTCCGGATCCATCTTGATCGGCTGCAGATACACCGCACCGATTTCCATGCCGCCTTTGAGCAGCGGCTTGCCAATCGGATATTCAGCGGCAAAGGCTGATGCAGCCAGGGTCAGCGCAGCAACAGCGCCAGCCAGAATCGAAACACGCATTGTGAACCTCATCGGAAAATTGAATTAATTATCAATTGAGAAGCATTATCATTTCACGAATGATGCCTGACCGTGTCGCTTAGCTCAAGTGCTCAGTAACAAAAATGTTTGATCCGCATCAGATTTCCTTCGGAGGAGGTCTGTGGCAGCCCGTAGCCCGGACTGGGCTCTCCAGCGAGGGAATGGCGAAGCACGGTAAGTGACTGGCTATTTCTGCCCACGCCGCCCGATATCCGCAATTCCCCACCGTTCACCTCACTCTTTTTGGGCAATGCATCGCACGCGCCGTGACGCCCCGGCCCTGCTCCCCGTATAATTCACTCCTTTTGACCGACTTTTTTCCCGGACCAAGCCATGCAAGAGCAATACATCCCGGCAGAAGTAGAAGCCGCCGCGCAAAGCGAGTGGGAACAACACCAGACAGACCGTGCCCTTGAGGACACTTCCAAGCCCAAGTTCTACTGTCTATCCATGTTCCCCTACCCGTCCGGGAAGCTACACATGGGCCACGTGCGCAACTACACCATTGGTGATGTGCTCAGCCGCTACATGCGCATGAATGGTTTCAACGTGCTGCAGCCGATGGGCTGGGATGCGTTCGGCATGCCGGCAGAAAATGCGGCCATCAAAAACAAGGTCGCCCCGGCCAAGTGGACTTACGAAAACATCGATTACATGAAGATCCAGTTGAAATCGCTGGGTCTGGCGATCGACTGGGAGCGCGAAGTCGCCACCTGCAAGCCCGATTACTATCGTTGGGAACAATGGCTGTTCACCCGCCTGTTCGCCAAAGGCATCATCTACAAGAAAAGCGGGATGGTGAACTGGGACCCGGTCGACCAGACCGTGCTGGCCAACGAACAAGTGATCGATGGCCGTGGCTGGCGTTCGGGCGCGCTGGTAGAAAAGCGCGAAATCCCGATGTATTACTTCCGCATCACCGATTACGCCGAACAACTGCTGCAGGATCTGGACCAACTGGGCGGTTGGCCTGAGCAAGTCAAAACCATGCAACGTAACTGGATCGGCAAGAGCTTTGGTGCCGAAGTGGCGTTTGATTATGACGTTGCCACCACCGGCGAAGCCGGCCAGCTCAAGGTCTACACCACCCGCCCCGATACGCTGATGGGCGCGACCTACGTGGCTGTAGCGGCCGAACACCCGCTGGCGACCCTCGCCGCAGTGAACAAGCCAGAACTGCAGGCGTTTATCGCCGAGTGCAAATCCGGTTCCGTGGCCGAAGCCGATGTCGCCACCATGGAAAAGAAAGGCATGCCGACCGGGCAGTTCGTAATCCATCCTCTGACCGGCGAAAAACTGCCGGTGTGGATCGCTAACTACGTGCTGTGGGGCTACGGCGAAGGCGCAGTCATGGCCGTACCTGCGCATGATGAACGCGATTTTGAATTCGCCAACAAATACAGCCTGCCGATTGTGCAGGTGTATGCGCCGGTTAATGGCGAGAACAATTTCGACGCCAAGGTCTGGCAAGACTGGTACGGCGCCAAGGATGACTCGATCCGTACCATCAATAGCAGCAAGTACGACGGCAAAGATTACCAAGGTGCGTTTGATGGCATCGTGAGCGACCTGGAAGCCGGTACTCACGGCACCAAGCGCACCCAATATCGTCTGCGGGACTGGGGTATCAGCCGTCAGCGTTACTGGGGCTGCCCGATCCCAATCGTCCACTGTGCCGATTGCGGCGATGTGCCGGTGCCAGAAGACCAGTTGCCCGTCGTGTTGCCAGAAAACGTCGTTCCCGATGGCCGTGGCAACCCGCTGGCGCGCATGCCAGAGTTCTACGAAACCGCCTGCCCATCCTGCGGCAAGCCAGCCAAACGTGAAACCGACACCATGGATACGTTCGTGGAGTCGTCCTGGTATTACGCCCGTTACACGTCGCCTGATGCCGCCACCGGCATGGTCGACGAGCGCGCCAAATACTGGCTGGATGTCGACCAATACATCGGCGGCATTGAACACGCCATCCTGCACCTGTTGTACGCGCGCTTCTTCCACAAACTGATGCGCGACGAAGGTCTGATCCACACCGACGAGCCGTTCCGCAACTTACTCACGCAAGGCATGGTGATTTGCGAAACGTTCTATCGCGAACATGACGACGGCAAGAAAGACTGGATTGCCCCGGCTGACGTGGAAATCGAACGCGATGCCAAGGGCAAGATCATTGGCGCGACGCTCAAGAGCGATGGCCTGCCAGTGGTAGTCGGCGGCATCGAGAAGATGTCCAAATCCAAGAACAACGGTGTTGACCCACAAGCGCTGATCGAGAAATACGGCGCGGACACCGCCCGCTTGTTCATGATGTTTGCCGCACCGCCAGACCAGAGTCTGGAATGGTCTGACGCCGGTGTGGAAGGTGCTTATCGCTTCCTCAAGCGTTTGTGGAAGCTGGTCAACGATCATGTTGCAGGTGGCGTCACCACGGCGTATGCCGGCGGCGAATTGTCAGCAGAACTCAAAGCATTGCGCTTTGCCTTGCACAGCACGATCCAGAAAGTGAGCGATGACTACGGTCGCCGCAAACAATTCAACACCGCCATCGCCGCAGTCATGGAGTTGCTCAACGCCTTGAGCAAGCAAGCAGGCAGTGATGCCAGCGCGCGGGCAGTGGCACAAGAAGTACTGGAAACCGCCGTCAAGTTGCTGTCGCCCATTGCACCGCACGCCACCAACGCACTGTGGGCAGCGCTGCGCCCGGACTCACGCCTGGCCGAGCAAAGCTGGCCGGTGGTCGACGAAACCGCACTGGTACAGGACGAAATCGACATGGTCGTACAAGTGAACGGCAAGCTGCGCGCCACGATTCGTGTATCCAAAGACGCCAGCAAAGAAGCCATTGAAGCGATCGCGCTGGGTGACGAGAACGTGCAACGCTTTGTGGAAGGCACGCCGAAGAAAGTTATCGTGGTACCGGGTCGACTGGTTAATATCGTCGCCTGACCCATCAACCCCGTCCAACAACCACCAGGGTTTTACGCAATGACTGCAACGCTGCGCCGCCTGACGGCCATTTTACTGATTAGCCTGCTGGCGGCCTGCGGCTTTCATTTGCGCGGGCAAGGCCCGAATTCGGGCTTTGCTTACCCCACGGTGTATGTGGAAGGCAAAGGCGGCGTCGCCCAGCAGTTGCGGCTGTATCTGCCGCTGCTGCCTAACGTCAAGTTGATCAAAGACGCCACACAAAAAGATGTCGCCAAGATTGCCATCCTGAACGAGAGCACCAACAACGCCGTGCTGACTATTAATAGTGCAGGCCAGGCTACGGAATACAAGACGTCGTTTGTGGCCACCTTCAGCGCCTTCCGCCCCGATGGCACTGCCATTATGGAAAGCCAGCAAGTGACGCTGTCGCGCAGTTACTCCTATGATCCGAACAACCCGATTGCCATGACCGGTGAATCCAACCGCTTGGTCAAAGACATGCAGCAGGATGCCTCGCAACTGATCCTGCGTCGTATCAACGCTGTTGCTACACACGGCGACAATGCGCAGTGATGATCTGGCCCGCCACCTGAAAGGCGGGCTGGCGCCGCTTTATTTGCTGCATGGCGAAGAAGGGTTTCTCACGCTGGAATCGGCCAACGCCATTCGCGAAGCGGCGATGCGTAACGGCTTTAGCGAGCGTGAAGTGCTGACGGTGGAAAGCGGATTTTCCTGGAGCCAGCTCGGCCACATCGGCAATTCTTTCTCGCTGTTTGCCGAGAAAAAACTGGTTGAATTGCGCATCCCTACCGGCAAGCCCGGCGTGGAAGGCGCTAAAGTGCTAGAAGCCTATGCCGCTCGCCTGCCGCAAGACACTGTCACC
This genomic interval from Silvimonas soli contains the following:
- a CDS encoding helix-turn-helix domain-containing protein — encoded protein: MSQNRIQALRKQRAWTQEQLAQCSGLSVRTIQRIENGEPAGAETLQALAAVFEVPVQDLQESAMAPPPLSASASPPADAPDPQAASQEAELRAQVEREARFWGQMQRFGALLVVLLIINLLTSPSYLWVKWVALGWGLALVSRALRVFQLFGGFGPVWQERRLQRLRAKT
- a CDS encoding iron transporter; its protein translation is MRVSILAGAVAALTLAASAFAAEYPIGKPLLKGGMEIGAVYLQPIKMDPEGMMRKAEESDIHLEADIHALKHNPNGFAEGEWMPALLVKYEVTKVGTNQKISGDMMAMVADDGPHYGDNVKLFGPGKYKLKLTILPPSKNPMAHFGRHVDKETGVGPWFDTITNDYEFTFAGTGKKGGY
- a CDS encoding cupredoxin domain-containing protein gives rise to the protein MRKHLLALALASAALTATAWAEEPYEIKIEFKDGKASPTELVVPTGKKIRVVVSNTGSQAVEFESTQLRKEKVLGPGVTSSVILAPLSAGEYTWFDDFHQTTAKGKIIAK
- the lptE gene encoding LPS assembly lipoprotein LptE, coding for MTATLRRLTAILLISLLAACGFHLRGQGPNSGFAYPTVYVEGKGGVAQQLRLYLPLLPNVKLIKDATQKDVAKIAILNESTNNAVLTINSAGQATEYKTSFVATFSAFRPDGTAIMESQQVTLSRSYSYDPNNPIAMTGESNRLVKDMQQDASQLILRRINAVATHGDNAQ
- a CDS encoding 4Fe-4S binding protein — encoded protein: MQQASSSTPTQTLLAQAGNWLARHRGAIIAAQWVVVVFYVGLLVLPVISPLPDSDARIFNNLTVFAQFLFWGIWWPFVLLSMVLFGRLWCGVLCPEGALSEFTSRFGLNLPLPRWIRWSGWPFVAFAGTTIYGQMVSVYQYPKAVIVVLGGSTVAAMIIGFLYARDRRAWCKYLCPVNGVFNMLSRLAPVHFKVNGDAWKRSYHGKKVIPIVCAPLVPIRHMEGNAECHMCGRCSGHRDAIELTARSASEEIVKVGPTKDAGWQTILLLFGMLGLAIGAFQWTVSPWMVDLKQGIAEWLINRNIMWPLEKSLPWFIFTNYPQQNDVFTLLDGSLVVAWIVAIGLALGTALSTILAVANRLLGRWDTRRFHHLALALIPLAGCGLFLGLSATSITILKPEGVSLLWVSPVRITMLTLANLWSLWLAAGVLRRYSANIGQKTASWLVFAGALALIDTSWWLMFWGW
- the leuS gene encoding leucine--tRNA ligase, encoding MQEQYIPAEVEAAAQSEWEQHQTDRALEDTSKPKFYCLSMFPYPSGKLHMGHVRNYTIGDVLSRYMRMNGFNVLQPMGWDAFGMPAENAAIKNKVAPAKWTYENIDYMKIQLKSLGLAIDWEREVATCKPDYYRWEQWLFTRLFAKGIIYKKSGMVNWDPVDQTVLANEQVIDGRGWRSGALVEKREIPMYYFRITDYAEQLLQDLDQLGGWPEQVKTMQRNWIGKSFGAEVAFDYDVATTGEAGQLKVYTTRPDTLMGATYVAVAAEHPLATLAAVNKPELQAFIAECKSGSVAEADVATMEKKGMPTGQFVIHPLTGEKLPVWIANYVLWGYGEGAVMAVPAHDERDFEFANKYSLPIVQVYAPVNGENNFDAKVWQDWYGAKDDSIRTINSSKYDGKDYQGAFDGIVSDLEAGTHGTKRTQYRLRDWGISRQRYWGCPIPIVHCADCGDVPVPEDQLPVVLPENVVPDGRGNPLARMPEFYETACPSCGKPAKRETDTMDTFVESSWYYARYTSPDAATGMVDERAKYWLDVDQYIGGIEHAILHLLYARFFHKLMRDEGLIHTDEPFRNLLTQGMVICETFYREHDDGKKDWIAPADVEIERDAKGKIIGATLKSDGLPVVVGGIEKMSKSKNNGVDPQALIEKYGADTARLFMMFAAPPDQSLEWSDAGVEGAYRFLKRLWKLVNDHVAGGVTTAYAGGELSAELKALRFALHSTIQKVSDDYGRRKQFNTAIAAVMELLNALSKQAGSDASARAVAQEVLETAVKLLSPIAPHATNALWAALRPDSRLAEQSWPVVDETALVQDEIDMVVQVNGKLRATIRVSKDASKEAIEAIALGDENVQRFVEGTPKKVIVVPGRLVNIVA
- a CDS encoding integrase domain-containing protein, with protein sequence MANRPSKTRRERKALLNAVTASKASRTKVNYAHWTNRLWNLLKERGHDLRFPEKVPETEMIAIVKIYVSRLEGLSVRSIHNQLAAIRKVLAHWGFSSLASPTHPVLNNLALLGKTASRVSTRRPCNDLRFNEIMLQAETLRLPQGVIAIIGLQRYLGLRATEALMSANSLATWLHRARTNQPLHIIYGVKGGRQRFVNLAPDNREGALIWIERAQRVAKKQHNRLMVNDRLKHADNTYHEHCRKVGLANPAGPHTLRYRWATAQLDHYLNTANLSLREAKAAVALDLGHGEGRGNEICARYCREYLIKHGLLVPRKPATELAIPMHLKNEVD
- a CDS encoding VC0807 family protein yields the protein MSNTTAVNQRPKLRTGLIIEILVNFVLPWLVYRQVEAQWGSHNALLASAVPPVLWSVLELVRHRRLDALSLLVIAGIVLSVGAVALGGSPTLMLMRESLITGAFGLAFLISAGLRRPLIYYLARATVAREKGDAMVRFEQYCTDGNGKIARWLIVMSLVWGGGLLAEMALRLWLAQTLPIERFLLVSPWLSYGIYAALGGWTWWYRRQLRNRHQRQEAGTLAQVQP
- a CDS encoding phosphatase PAP2 family protein; this translates as MRLIEQLLSPDMLNIGHPCLAAQQNKKAGRQCRLFYFSRLTKDWHRHVPHSLATHITPSLIFSQCFLAFCEVASQHEAAATFIASRCQSVNPFKVAMHFWQVLTNFGDSALLLPVAVVLIGWMLYEQAWRCASIWVALFVPAMVLVVATKLAFLGWGIGIERLDFTGFSGHTTLSMAIYPALAVWIVQRMHPRNHLRAYVLGWLFALVIGVSRLTLNKHSLSEVAAGVALGTAVSLTWTWLSALDSRPSHHFVLAVGILAMLIGGLHGERAPTQGFIARWAISMSHRPVPYNRYTAWPGSHPHHFSPSNPAYDRFPGKTPQTE